The following are encoded together in the Bacillus sp. V2I10 genome:
- a CDS encoding response regulator transcription factor, with protein sequence MKKLLIVDDEWNMRNLLKIYLSADFSIFEASDGEEAIDLIRTSQFDLIILDIMLPGMDGWKVCSEIRKIKSTPILMLTARNELKDKVYGLEIGTDDYLIKPFEPEELSARVKALIRRTEMNIEESQAALSFGNGFFTLNTDGRIVTVAGDTLDLTPKEFELLHTIAANPKRVFTREVLLDVLWGYNDYRDTRTVDSHTKNIRVKIREKGQDYNPIQTIWDVGYKFQEPDESL encoded by the coding sequence ATGAAAAAACTATTAATTGTAGATGATGAATGGAATATGAGAAATCTATTAAAGATATATCTCTCAGCTGATTTTTCAATCTTTGAAGCAAGTGATGGAGAGGAAGCTATAGACTTAATAAGGACTTCACAATTTGATCTTATCATTTTAGATATTATGCTGCCTGGTATGGATGGGTGGAAAGTTTGCAGTGAAATTAGGAAGATCAAATCAACGCCAATTCTTATGCTTACTGCAAGAAATGAGCTAAAAGATAAGGTTTATGGTCTGGAAATTGGTACGGATGATTACTTGATAAAGCCATTTGAGCCTGAAGAACTTTCTGCCAGGGTCAAAGCATTGATAAGAAGAACGGAAATGAATATTGAGGAGTCTCAAGCTGCTCTTTCCTTTGGGAATGGTTTTTTTACCCTTAATACAGACGGCCGTATAGTCACAGTAGCTGGAGATACATTAGATCTTACGCCAAAAGAATTTGAATTGCTGCATACAATTGCAGCAAATCCTAAACGAGTTTTTACAAGAGAAGTGTTATTAGATGTTCTTTGGGGTTATAACGACTACAGAGATACAAGAACGGTGGATTCTCATACCAAAAATATTCGTGTTAAGATTAGGGAAAAAGGCCAGGATTATAATCCGATTCAAACCATTTGGGATGTGGGATACAAATTTCAAGAGCCGGATGAATCTCTATGA